In a genomic window of Tachysurus vachellii isolate PV-2020 chromosome 13, HZAU_Pvac_v1, whole genome shotgun sequence:
- the LOC132855727 gene encoding aminopeptidase Ey-like — translation MVKCRFSTMCIICTVVSILSVSIIIGLWTFQFLSFSNQTRSQTAGSDSCHPEHPLPVSYDITLWPRLKANAEGLYIFTGNSSMVFESVKETDLILIHVDKLNLTSEATLSTLTGSPAPSITSTSKATRKSQCLTFHLSEKLKAGERYKLHTEFVGELPEDLARFYMHEHEHGAKKTVVSQSTPHTHTPGIFLCCNKQKSKAVFHIRLLQERETTTISNTQQISV, via the exons ATGGTGAAATGTCGCTTCAGTACCATGTGCATCATCTGCACGGTTGTGTCCATCCTGTCTGTGTCTATCATCATCGGTCTGTGGACGTTccagtttctttcattttccaacCAGACAAGATCTCAGACCGCGGGGTCAGACAGCTGCCATCCAGAAcatccacttcctgtttcttaCGACATCACGTTATGGCCTCGTCTCAAAGCGAACGCTGAAGGTCTCTACATCTTCACAGGAAACTCCAGCATGGTGTTCGAGTCTGTGAAGGAGACGGATCTCATCCTGATTCATGTTGACAAGCTGAACCTGACCTCTGAGGCCACACTGAGCACGCTCACTGGGTCTCCTGCACCGTCCATCACGTCCACCAGCAAAGCCACAAGGAAATCCCAGTGTCTCACGTTCCACCTGAGTGAGAAATTAAAAGCAGGAGAACGGTACAAACTCCACACGGAGTTCGTAGGAGAACTCCCTGAAGATCTGGCACGCTTTTACATGCATGAGCATGAACATGGAGCTAAGAA GACGGTGGTCTCACAGTcgacccctcacacacacactcctgggaTTTTCCTGTGCTGCAACAAGCAGAAGTCGAAAGCTGTTTTCCACATCAGACTCCTACAGGAGCGAGAAACCACCACCATCTCTAACACACAGCAGATCAGTGTTTAA